From one Erythrobacter sp. HKB08 genomic stretch:
- a CDS encoding peroxiredoxin: MAISVGDKLPDVKLVKATPEGPEQVQSSDYFKGRTVALFSVPGAFTPTCSARHLPGYVEKADELKSKGVDEIACTAVNDAFVMGAWKSANDADAVTMLADGNGDFAEAVGLTMDGSGFGMGKRGQRYSMIVEDGVVKELNVEAPGDFSVSSAEHMLGQL; this comes from the coding sequence ATGGCAATTTCGGTTGGCGACAAGCTTCCAGACGTAAAGCTGGTCAAGGCGACGCCCGAAGGCCCTGAACAGGTGCAGTCGAGCGATTACTTCAAGGGCCGCACGGTTGCCCTGTTCTCGGTTCCGGGTGCCTTCACCCCGACCTGCTCGGCGCGCCACCTGCCCGGCTATGTCGAAAAGGCCGACGAACTGAAGTCGAAGGGCGTCGACGAGATCGCCTGTACGGCGGTCAACGATGCCTTCGTCATGGGCGCGTGGAAATCGGCCAACGATGCCGATGCGGTCACCATGCTCGCGGACGGCAATGGCGATTTCGCGGAGGCCGTCGGCCTCACCATGGACGGTTCGGGCTTCGGCATGGGCAAGCGCGGCCAGCGCTACTCGATGATCGTCGAAGATGGCGTGGTGAAGGAACTCAACGTCGAGGCACCGGGAGATTTCTCGGTCTCGAGCGCGGAGCACATGCTCGGCCAGCTCTGA
- the ahcY gene encoding adenosylhomocysteinase codes for MADAKQDYIIKDISLAQYGRDEISIAETEMPGLMALREEYGAAQPLKGARITGSLHMTIQTAVLIETLVALGAEVRWATCNIFSTQDHAAAAIADQGIPVFAIKGESLADYWDYVGRIFDWSSEADPDLTANMILDDGGDATMFALWGARLEAGETMPEPQNAEEIEMQRALKAFIAKKPGYLTKSVEAIKGVSEETTTGVMRLYQISKQGKLPFPAINVNDSVTKSKFDNLYGCKESLVDAIRRATDVMLAGKVACVAGYGDVGKGSAASLRDGGARVMVTEIDPICALQAAMDGYEVVTMEEAVKRADIFVTATGNEDVITAEHMKAMKNMAIVCNIGHFDSEIQISALDNYDWKEIKEGTDLVTFPDGKSILILAKGRLVNLGCATGHPSFVMSSSFTNQTLAQIELFTKSDEYDNDVYVLPKHLDEKVAALHLDKLGVMLTQLSQKQADYIGVPKEGPFKPDHYRY; via the coding sequence GTGGCAGACGCCAAGCAGGACTACATCATCAAGGATATCTCGCTCGCCCAGTACGGCCGTGACGAGATTTCGATCGCAGAAACCGAAATGCCGGGCCTGATGGCGCTGCGCGAGGAATATGGCGCTGCACAGCCGCTCAAGGGCGCGCGCATCACCGGCTCGCTGCACATGACGATCCAGACCGCAGTCCTGATCGAAACGCTCGTTGCACTCGGCGCGGAAGTGCGCTGGGCGACCTGCAACATCTTCTCGACGCAGGATCACGCCGCGGCCGCCATCGCCGACCAGGGCATCCCGGTTTTCGCGATCAAGGGCGAGAGCCTTGCGGATTACTGGGATTATGTCGGCCGTATCTTCGACTGGTCGAGCGAGGCCGATCCGGATCTTACCGCCAACATGATCCTCGACGACGGCGGCGATGCCACCATGTTCGCGCTGTGGGGTGCACGCCTCGAAGCGGGCGAGACCATGCCCGAGCCGCAGAATGCCGAGGAAATCGAAATGCAGCGCGCGCTCAAGGCGTTCATCGCCAAGAAGCCGGGCTACCTCACCAAGTCGGTCGAGGCCATCAAGGGTGTCTCGGAAGAGACCACCACGGGCGTCATGCGCCTCTACCAGATCTCGAAGCAGGGCAAGCTCCCGTTCCCGGCGATCAACGTCAACGACAGCGTGACCAAGTCGAAGTTCGACAACCTCTACGGCTGCAAGGAATCGCTGGTCGACGCGATCCGCCGTGCGACCGATGTCATGCTGGCCGGCAAGGTCGCCTGCGTCGCCGGCTATGGCGACGTCGGCAAGGGCTCGGCCGCTTCGCTGCGTGACGGCGGCGCCCGCGTCATGGTCACCGAAATCGATCCGATCTGCGCGCTGCAGGCCGCAATGGACGGCTATGAAGTCGTGACGATGGAAGAGGCCGTGAAGCGCGCCGACATTTTCGTCACCGCGACCGGCAACGAGGACGTCATCACCGCCGAACACATGAAGGCGATGAAGAACATGGCCATCGTGTGCAACATCGGCCACTTCGATAGCGAGATCCAGATTTCCGCGCTCGACAATTACGACTGGAAGGAAATTAAGGAAGGCACCGACCTCGTCACCTTCCCGGACGGCAAGTCGATCCTCATCCTTGCGAAGGGCCGCCTCGTGAACCTCGGCTGCGCTACCGGCCACCCGAGCTTCGTGATGAGCTCCAGCTTCACCAACCAGACGCTGGCCCAGATCGAGCTGTTCACCAAGTCGGACGAATACGACAACGACGTCTACGTCCTTCCGAAGCACCTCGACGAGAAGGTCGCCGCGCTGCACCTCGACAAGCTCGGCGTGATGCTGACGCAGCTCAGCCAGAAGCAGGCCGACTACATCGGCGTGCCCAAGGAAGGCCCGTTCAAGCCGGATCACTACCGCTACTGA